A genome region from Thermococcus gorgonarius includes the following:
- a CDS encoding phosphorylating glyceraldehyde-3-phosphate dehydrogenase, whose amino-acid sequence MTKVKVGINGYGTIGKRVAYAVSRQDDMELTGVTKTKPDFEAYLAKERGIPVYAASEEFLPRFEKAGFEVAGTLNDLLEEVDVVVDATPGGMGAKNKALYEKAGVKAIFQGGEKASVAEVSFVAQANYEKALGKDYVRVVSCNTTGLTRTLSALQEYIDYVYAVMIRRAADPNDSKRGPINAIKPTVEVPSHHGPDVQTVIPINIETMAFVVPTTLMHVHSVMIELKKPITEKDVIDIFENTTRVLLFEKEKGFDSTAQLIEFARDLHREWNNLYEIAVWKESISVKGKRLFYIQAVHQESDVVPENVDAIRAMFELADKWESIKKTNKSLGILK is encoded by the coding sequence ATGACAAAGGTCAAGGTGGGAATCAACGGCTATGGAACTATTGGAAAGCGCGTCGCCTACGCCGTAAGTAGACAGGACGATATGGAACTCACCGGTGTTACCAAGACGAAGCCGGATTTCGAGGCTTACCTGGCAAAGGAGAGAGGAATCCCCGTTTACGCCGCGAGCGAGGAGTTCCTACCGCGCTTTGAGAAGGCCGGCTTTGAGGTTGCTGGAACTCTCAACGACCTCCTCGAAGAGGTTGATGTCGTCGTCGATGCAACGCCCGGAGGAATGGGTGCCAAAAACAAGGCCCTCTACGAGAAGGCCGGAGTTAAGGCCATCTTCCAGGGTGGAGAAAAGGCGAGCGTTGCCGAGGTTTCCTTCGTGGCCCAGGCCAACTATGAGAAGGCCCTTGGGAAGGACTACGTCAGGGTTGTCTCCTGCAATACGACGGGCTTGACCAGAACGCTCTCTGCCCTGCAGGAGTACATAGACTACGTTTACGCTGTGATGATACGCCGTGCAGCAGACCCGAACGACTCCAAGCGTGGGCCGATAAACGCAATAAAGCCGACCGTTGAAGTCCCCTCCCATCACGGGCCCGACGTGCAGACGGTCATTCCGATAAACATCGAGACGATGGCATTTGTGGTTCCAACGACGCTCATGCACGTGCACAGCGTAATGATTGAGCTCAAGAAGCCCATAACCGAAAAGGACGTCATAGACATCTTCGAGAACACCACCAGGGTTCTGCTCTTCGAGAAGGAGAAGGGCTTCGACAGCACGGCACAGCTCATAGAGTTCGCCCGCGACCTGCACCGCGAGTGGAACAACCTCTACGAGATTGCCGTTTGGAAGGAGAGCATAAGCGTAAAGGGCAAGAGGCTCTTCTACATCCAGGCCGTCCACCAGGAGAGCGACGTAGTTCCCGAGAACGTCGATGCGATAAGGGCGATGTTCGAGCTGGCCGACAAGTGGGAGAGCATAAAGAAGACGAACAAGAGTTTGGGAATTTTGAAGTGA
- a CDS encoding PIN domain-containing protein, whose amino-acid sequence MHGVIDTNVLIYDTFEDTEFHSEAENMLESLDRWYVPTIVMQEYVWFFKNNGFSAKDALESLKGYMDDPRFRGLSESPKTIENALNLLVREKISLSRFNDVVVLLHALEKGTLVTFDRKLRSLAKRKGIKVLPEKF is encoded by the coding sequence ATGCATGGGGTCATAGACACGAACGTTCTCATCTATGACACCTTTGAGGACACAGAGTTCCACAGTGAAGCAGAGAACATGCTTGAGTCCCTGGATAGGTGGTATGTTCCGACAATAGTTATGCAAGAGTACGTGTGGTTCTTCAAAAACAACGGTTTTTCGGCCAAAGATGCGCTTGAGTCTCTTAAGGGATACATGGATGATCCCAGGTTCAGGGGGCTGAGTGAAAGTCCCAAAACCATCGAGAATGCCCTAAACCTTCTGGTTAGAGAGAAAATCTCACTATCAAGGTTCAACGATGTTGTGGTTCTGCTTCATGCTCTGGAGAAGGGAACACTAGTCACATTCGATAGAAAGCTCAGAAGCCTGGCAAAAAGAAAGGGAATAAAGGTTCTTCCGGAAAAGTTTTAA
- a CDS encoding AbrB/MazE/SpoVT family DNA-binding domain-containing protein codes for MGITKVTRNYQITIPAEIRKALGIKEGEILEVSLEGDKIVIQRLKKQRKRLKLGRNITPEEIEKSIEEGMKECMGS; via the coding sequence ATGGGCATTACAAAAGTAACGAGAAACTATCAAATAACTATCCCGGCGGAGATTAGAAAGGCCCTTGGGATAAAAGAAGGGGAAATTCTTGAGGTTAGCCTCGAAGGAGACAAGATAGTGATTCAAAGACTCAAGAAACAGAGAAAACGCCTTAAGCTGGGCAGGAACATCACTCCAGAGGAAATAGAGAAGTCCATTGAGGAGGGCATGAAAGAATGCATGGGGTCATAG
- a CDS encoding DUF167 domain-containing protein codes for MKFLKETKGGTLLFIHVQPKAKKNAIEGIDEWRGRLKVKIKAPPVEGKANKEVVKFFSKLFGAEVEIVKGETSREKDLLVKGLSAEEVKKKLGF; via the coding sequence ATGAAGTTCCTGAAGGAGACGAAGGGTGGAACGCTCCTCTTTATCCACGTCCAGCCGAAGGCAAAAAAGAACGCTATTGAGGGAATTGACGAATGGCGCGGAAGGCTGAAGGTCAAAATCAAGGCTCCACCCGTCGAGGGGAAGGCGAACAAAGAGGTCGTGAAGTTCTTCTCGAAGCTCTTCGGCGCGGAGGTCGAGATAGTGAAGGGCGAAACGAGCAGGGAAAAGGACTTGCTCGTGAAGGGGCTGAGCGCTGAAGAAGTAAAGAAAAAGTTGGGATTTTAA
- the trmY gene encoding tRNA (pseudouridine(54)-N(1))-methyltransferase TrmY, with product MRTFIIKANEAHTRADFRLNDLPGTSGRIDLLCRVLNSAFLLSHGFRKNVRVWLLLYGPPNPPKAIRFEGPKLKVRLNPDERSTAKLIMKVLKAGEDLREPGKEIEVYPGLYVSNRTFEDVIRLTVKNSALYYLHEDGKPIGELSFPQNVAFVLGDHKGLSREDEAFLDNIAERVSVGRKSYLASHVVTYVNIFLDSLPNPP from the coding sequence ATGAGAACTTTCATAATCAAGGCAAACGAGGCCCATACGAGGGCGGATTTCAGACTAAACGATCTCCCCGGGACGAGCGGAAGAATCGACCTCCTGTGCAGGGTTCTGAACTCTGCCTTTCTCCTCTCCCACGGCTTCAGAAAGAACGTTAGGGTCTGGCTTCTCCTCTACGGCCCGCCGAATCCTCCCAAGGCAATACGGTTTGAAGGACCCAAGCTAAAGGTTCGCCTGAACCCAGACGAGAGGAGCACGGCTAAGCTGATAATGAAGGTATTAAAAGCTGGTGAAGACCTCAGGGAGCCGGGAAAAGAGATTGAGGTTTATCCGGGTCTCTACGTTAGCAACAGAACCTTTGAGGACGTAATACGGCTGACCGTGAAGAATTCCGCGCTCTACTACCTCCACGAGGATGGAAAGCCAATAGGCGAGTTGAGCTTCCCCCAGAACGTTGCCTTTGTCCTTGGAGACCATAAGGGCTTGAGCAGAGAAGACGAGGCCTTTTTGGACAACATAGCCGAGAGGGTGAGCGTTGGGAGAAAAAGCTACCTCGCGTCGCACGTTGTTACCTACGTCAACATCTTTCTTGACTCCCTCCCAAATCCTCCCTAA